A stretch of Fundicoccus culcitae DNA encodes these proteins:
- a CDS encoding nucleotide sugar dehydrogenase translates to MDLYEKIMNRQEKISLVGLGYVGMPIAVSFAKHVDVLGYDYNAEKVDLYLQGFDPTNEVGDEAIKATSVDFTADASRLKEAKFHIVAVPTPITEDKVPDLRPVRSATKTLGQNLTKGSYVVFESTVYPGVTEEICIPILEEESGLKAGVDFKVGYSPERINPGDKEHRLENIVKVVSGMDEESLDVIAKVYEIVVEAGVHKAESIKVAEAAKVIENSQRDINIAFMNELAMIFNKMDIDTNAVLRAAGTKWNFLKFTPGLVGGHCIGVDPYYLTYKAEQEGYHSQIILSGRRINDDMGKYIVENVIKKLIEADRPVKHAKVAIVGFTFKENTPDTRNTRVIDIVHELEEYGITPLITDAVADAKEAKHEYGLDFVAMDDIRDMDAVIVAVSHDEYKTLTVEDFDTLYADNGPKVLIDVKSMYERADFENSNYIYWKL, encoded by the coding sequence ATGGATTTATATGAAAAAATAATGAACCGCCAAGAAAAAATATCACTGGTGGGCTTAGGTTATGTGGGAATGCCGATTGCGGTGTCTTTTGCCAAACATGTGGATGTGTTGGGTTACGACTACAATGCGGAAAAAGTAGACTTGTATTTACAAGGCTTTGATCCGACGAATGAAGTCGGTGATGAGGCGATTAAGGCGACATCAGTGGATTTTACGGCGGATGCGAGTCGCTTGAAGGAAGCTAAGTTTCATATTGTAGCGGTGCCGACGCCGATAACAGAGGATAAGGTGCCAGATTTGCGTCCTGTGCGGTCGGCGACTAAGACTTTGGGGCAAAATTTAACCAAGGGTTCCTATGTGGTCTTTGAATCGACGGTTTATCCGGGAGTGACGGAAGAGATTTGTATTCCGATTTTGGAAGAGGAATCTGGTTTGAAGGCGGGTGTCGACTTTAAAGTGGGCTATTCGCCGGAACGGATAAATCCGGGTGATAAAGAGCACCGTTTAGAAAATATCGTTAAAGTGGTTTCTGGGATGGACGAAGAATCACTCGATGTGATTGCCAAAGTGTATGAAATCGTGGTGGAAGCTGGGGTCCATAAAGCGGAGTCGATTAAAGTGGCGGAAGCGGCTAAGGTGATTGAAAATTCGCAACGGGATATCAATATTGCTTTTATGAATGAATTAGCGATGATCTTTAATAAGATGGATATTGATACGAATGCGGTCTTGCGGGCTGCGGGGACAAAGTGGAACTTTTTGAAGTTTACGCCGGGGCTTGTTGGCGGTCACTGTATTGGGGTGGATCCTTATTATTTGACCTATAAAGCGGAACAAGAGGGCTATCATTCCCAAATTATTCTATCCGGTCGTCGGATTAATGATGATATGGGTAAATATATTGTGGAAAATGTGATTAAGAAATTGATTGAAGCGGATCGTCCAGTCAAACATGCTAAGGTGGCGATAGTTGGCTTTACTTTTAAAGAAAATACCCCTGATACGCGAAATACACGGGTGATTGATATTGTGCATGAGTTGGAAGAGTACGGGATTACACCATTGATTACGGATGCGGTAGCAGATGCGAAAGAAGCTAAGCATGAATATGGTTTGGACTTTGTGGCTATGGATGATATTCGTGACATGGATGCGGTGATTGTAGCCGTGAGTCATGATGAATATAAGACGTTGACGGTGGAAGACTTTGATACATTGTATGCGGATAATGGTCCGAAGGTGTTAATTGATGTGAAGTCCATGTATGAGCGTGCGGACTTCGAGAATAGCAATTATATTTATTGGAAGTTATAA
- a CDS encoding AbrB/MazE/SpoVT family DNA-binding domain-containing protein, with translation MDKTKETVELRKWGNSNAILIPNSLIKKYNLKAGDSLDIIEEESTLMIKTEKRPDTTHIDIAERIINKNLDVFLRLKDK, from the coding sequence ATGGACAAAACCAAGGAAACAGTCGAGCTAAGAAAATGGGGAAATAGCAATGCCATCTTGATTCCAAACAGCTTAATCAAAAAATATAACCTAAAAGCTGGAGACTCTCTAGATATTATTGAAGAGGAGTCAACACTTATGATAAAAACGGAAAAAAGACCTGATACGACCCATATCGACATCGCTGAACGAATAATCAATAAAAACTTAGATGTCTTTCTACGTTTAAAAGATAAATAA
- a CDS encoding type II toxin-antitoxin system death-on-curing family toxin, whose protein sequence is MIYLTTIQVIEIHDTVIRLSGGFPGVKNNGQLDSVLNNIQNDDSYPSLSDKMAHLMFSIIKSHLFFDGNKRTAIATTSVLLELNGYPLAAETLPVIFEDIVVGIAENLIKKEDIKKLIEDIINETTLLS, encoded by the coding sequence ATGATCTATTTAACAACTATACAGGTTATCGAGATACATGACACTGTCATTAGACTTTCAGGTGGATTTCCAGGGGTTAAAAACAATGGCCAATTAGATAGTGTATTGAATAATATACAAAACGATGATTCGTATCCTAGCCTGTCAGATAAAATGGCTCATTTAATGTTTTCAATCATAAAAAGTCACTTATTTTTCGATGGCAACAAGCGAACAGCAATTGCCACGACTTCAGTCCTTTTAGAGCTAAATGGGTATCCATTAGCCGCTGAAACATTACCCGTAATTTTTGAAGACATCGTTGTAGGCATCGCCGAAAATCTAATCAAAAAAGAAGACATAAAAAAATTAATCGAAGATATAATAAACGAGACCACATTACTATCATAG
- a CDS encoding O-antigen ligase family protein: protein MQKWLIGLIYLAILLAFFPFDTSVYMQVGVAAVILLSLVWGLAQGRIRFRQVLNPYTVLMAILLLWSLLSIFWVVDRASWITANGILFVTVVFAFALCYLLPLDGFRKQLSWFLVGIVVVHNLVAWYDLYRYMGSLTINIAELIETFQLSGGMTFFGNVNDFALLSLFGLIFVLSWQPFEGEVVSRVKKGLLVGFKGIFILSSLLMIYFVHSRGILFAAFYAIIFYFILQIRQGWLRRITLGLILLAALMTVVLMYSEIMDALWSDGSFVVRLNLIRNGWQHLKASNYLGVGAGNTEYYMAHFNYHYTAGYNVMHNWWMGMLVEYGVPYFIVYALYHVRVFLTAFYWSVVYKSGIGKFVATWLLAFIVAGFIPNTLFNFLWFWLIHNFVFVWFEYRAGDVRYEGKQVDLDFGLKERLNRVSEWLEARFVS from the coding sequence GTGCAAAAATGGCTTATTGGGCTTATTTATTTGGCGATTCTTTTAGCGTTTTTTCCTTTTGATACCAGTGTTTATATGCAGGTGGGCGTTGCGGCGGTTATTCTGCTGTCTTTGGTTTGGGGGTTGGCGCAGGGGCGGATTCGGTTTAGGCAGGTGTTGAATCCTTACACGGTATTGATGGCGATCTTGTTATTGTGGTCGTTGCTGTCGATTTTTTGGGTGGTTGACCGGGCTAGTTGGATTACGGCGAACGGTATTTTGTTTGTGACGGTGGTTTTTGCGTTTGCGCTATGTTATTTATTGCCTTTGGATGGGTTTCGCAAGCAGTTGAGTTGGTTTTTGGTGGGGATTGTGGTTGTTCACAACTTGGTTGCTTGGTATGATTTGTACCGTTACATGGGGTCTTTAACAATAAATATCGCTGAATTAATTGAGACCTTTCAATTATCGGGGGGAATGACGTTTTTTGGTAATGTGAATGATTTTGCTTTACTGAGTTTGTTTGGGTTGATTTTTGTATTGAGTTGGCAGCCTTTTGAAGGTGAGGTTGTTTCCCGTGTTAAGAAAGGGTTACTGGTGGGGTTTAAGGGGATATTTATTTTAAGTAGTTTGTTGATGATCTATTTTGTGCATTCGCGAGGGATTTTGTTTGCGGCGTTTTATGCTATTATTTTTTATTTTATTTTGCAGATTCGGCAAGGTTGGCTGCGGCGGATTACTTTGGGTTTGATTTTGCTGGCGGCTTTGATGACGGTTGTGCTGATGTATTCTGAGATTATGGATGCGTTGTGGAGTGATGGGTCGTTTGTGGTGCGTTTGAATTTGATTCGGAATGGTTGGCAGCATTTGAAGGCGAGTAATTATTTGGGTGTTGGGGCCGGGAATACGGAATATTATATGGCGCATTTTAATTATCATTACACGGCGGGCTATAATGTGATGCACAATTGGTGGATGGGGATGCTGGTTGAGTATGGGGTGCCGTATTTTATTGTGTATGCTTTGTATCATGTGCGGGTCTTTTTGACGGCTTTTTATTGGAGTGTTGTGTATAAGAGTGGGATTGGGAAATTTGTGGCGACTTGGTTGTTGGCTTTTATTGTCGCTGGTTTTATTCCGAATACCTTGTTTAATTTTTTGTGGTTTTGGTTGATTCATAATTTTGTGTTTGTATGGTTTGAATATCGTGCCGGGGATGTGCGGTATGAGGGTAAGCAAGTGGATTTGGATTTTGGGTTGAAAGAGCGGTTGAACCGTGTGAGTGAATGGTTGGAGGCGCGGTTTGTGAGTTGA
- a CDS encoding DUF4430 domain-containing protein gives MKKLVQMMVTLLMVSFFNVTVMAEEDMATFEGEGTTETQVDFRIVTVEGEVFFEDEVLLIDDTPTVLDALSAAIDFAELDYFPSGDAEGDDNIYRGEIEGLASDDPYFWMAFINGEATETNVARQEISDGDLVELIYGDVEQGYVEVPRQAVVYQGEGDTETRVQLLVRTTENEVLFNDEVLIIDDAPTAYQALVAAAEAQDLELAVNGDDENMFLEGIEDLISENPNFWMIYVNGEPAEVGMAVLEVDEDDLVEYVYGDYSLGYVEFEEE, from the coding sequence GTGAAAAAATTAGTGCAAATGATGGTGACTTTATTGATGGTGTCATTTTTTAATGTGACGGTTATGGCTGAAGAGGATATGGCCACTTTTGAAGGCGAAGGAACGACGGAGACACAGGTTGATTTTAGAATTGTGACGGTTGAGGGCGAGGTATTTTTTGAGGATGAGGTTCTACTGATTGACGACACGCCGACGGTTTTGGATGCTTTATCGGCTGCGATTGATTTTGCTGAACTTGATTATTTTCCAAGTGGCGATGCTGAGGGTGACGACAATATTTATCGGGGTGAAATAGAAGGTTTGGCTTCAGACGACCCTTATTTTTGGATGGCATTTATTAATGGTGAGGCAACGGAAACGAATGTAGCTCGACAAGAAATTAGCGACGGCGATTTGGTGGAGTTGATTTACGGGGATGTGGAGCAAGGTTATGTGGAAGTGCCTCGACAAGCAGTGGTCTATCAAGGTGAAGGTGACACTGAGACACGGGTACAGTTGTTGGTACGCACAACGGAAAACGAAGTGTTATTTAATGATGAGGTGTTAATTATTGATGATGCGCCAACGGCTTACCAGGCATTGGTGGCGGCTGCTGAGGCTCAAGATTTGGAGTTAGCGGTGAATGGTGACGATGAAAATATGTTTCTTGAAGGTATCGAAGACTTAATCAGCGAAAACCCAAATTTCTGGATGATTTATGTCAATGGCGAGCCTGCCGAGGTGGGAATGGCAGTGTTGGAAGTGGATGAGGACGATCTTGTTGAGTATGTTTATGGCGATTATTCTTTGGGGTATGTGGAGTTTGAGGAAGAGTAA
- a CDS encoding CehA/McbA family metallohydrolase, translating into MRWMKKLVVLMGIFIIGVLPSVKAEEVKEATVAGTIVDEAGQALIAQVVFYNDASLMRLNTDLLGRYSTKLPLGDYTMEVSKGSEYEIKDVTVSVEDRRAKYIEPVVLKQLYETDWLSGDLHQHTLSSFDGSDSPANVLLSNLAVGLDFGFVTDHNDMRANAEFTAQPFEDFLAFAGTEVTTDLGHFNALNFNKYLDFDVPNGEADLEPMFNQIQSDDAALLQVNHPLRDNFKFEDMEMIERFDLIEVWNGKALPPYVEGDSNEQTKLYWFDLLNEGIFIPMTAGSDNHDIQGNRMFLTDEGEQTEAEYFFNRRMYSGSPRTVVYAEDKGQEDVLEGLEEGHSFVTNNPLIYLSVEGAMVGETVEAGELTVEVDMQSNRELEEMRLYLNGEVVERQAVEVLEFQQVFLMDLEAGDWVVLEVLGASGDYALTNPVFIK; encoded by the coding sequence ATGCGTTGGATGAAAAAGCTGGTGGTTTTGATGGGGATATTTATTATAGGGGTTTTGCCAAGTGTGAAGGCGGAGGAGGTCAAAGAGGCGACGGTGGCGGGGACGATTGTGGATGAGGCTGGGCAGGCGCTGATTGCGCAAGTGGTTTTTTATAATGATGCGTCTTTGATGCGGCTGAACACGGATTTGTTGGGACGCTATTCGACGAAGTTGCCGCTGGGGGACTATACGATGGAAGTTAGCAAAGGGTCCGAGTATGAGATAAAAGATGTTACGGTGAGTGTAGAAGATAGACGTGCTAAATATATCGAACCCGTTGTGTTGAAACAATTATATGAAACGGACTGGTTGTCGGGGGATTTGCATCAGCATACGCTTTCCAGTTTCGATGGGTCAGATTCGCCGGCGAACGTTTTGTTGTCGAATTTGGCGGTTGGCTTAGATTTTGGTTTTGTGACGGATCATAATGATATGCGGGCGAATGCTGAATTTACCGCGCAGCCGTTTGAGGATTTCCTTGCTTTTGCTGGCACTGAAGTAACGACCGACCTTGGTCATTTTAATGCCTTAAATTTTAATAAATATCTCGATTTTGATGTGCCGAATGGTGAGGCGGATTTAGAGCCGATGTTTAATCAAATTCAATCCGATGATGCGGCTTTGTTGCAGGTTAACCATCCTCTGCGGGATAATTTTAAGTTTGAAGATATGGAAATGATTGAACGCTTTGATTTAATTGAGGTGTGGAATGGCAAAGCCTTGCCGCCTTATGTTGAAGGTGATTCCAATGAACAAACAAAATTGTATTGGTTTGACTTGTTGAATGAGGGGATATTTATTCCAATGACCGCTGGTTCGGATAATCATGATATTCAGGGGAATCGGATGTTTTTGACGGATGAAGGTGAGCAAACGGAGGCGGAGTATTTTTTCAATCGGCGGATGTATAGTGGGTCGCCGCGAACGGTTGTTTATGCGGAGGATAAGGGGCAAGAAGACGTTTTGGAGGGTTTGGAAGAAGGGCACTCGTTTGTGACCAATAATCCGTTGATATATTTATCGGTGGAAGGTGCGATGGTGGGTGAAACGGTCGAGGCGGGTGAGTTAACGGTGGAGGTTGACATGCAATCAAATCGTGAGCTTGAGGAGATGCGGTTGTATTTGAATGGGGAAGTGGTTGAAAGGCAGGCTGTGGAGGTATTGGAATTTCAGCAGGTGTTCTTAATGGATTTAGAGGCAGGCGATTGGGTGGTTTTGGAAGTTTTAGGTGCTAGTGGAGATTATGCGTTGACTAATCCAGTATTTATTAAATAG
- a CDS encoding aldo/keto reductase — MKTRKIGRLDVSPVGMGCMGFSHGYGQVPSEEYSIDAIRKAYDFGCNFFDTAESYGKEMFYPGHNEQLVGKAVEPFREKIVLATKFHLDENEITDEVDLYAAIRKHLEASLQNLRTDYGDLYYLHRVNELIPLEDIAEVMGQLINEGLIKEWGLSQVSVEQLANAHEETPVAAVQNLYSMVERDAEKDIFPYCLANGITVVPFSPIASGLLSGKVTTETKFEGDDVRKFVPQLSKENLTANQPIIDLITQFASAKGATNAQISLAWMLHKYPNVVPIPGSKNQERIIENLSAWNVELTDEEFNALETALDKLPVHGHRGHVESQQKSFGSQWRKK; from the coding sequence TTGAAAACGAGAAAAATTGGACGTTTAGACGTTTCGCCGGTTGGCATGGGATGTATGGGGTTTTCGCACGGTTATGGGCAAGTGCCTTCGGAAGAATATAGTATCGACGCCATTCGCAAGGCTTATGACTTTGGCTGTAACTTTTTTGACACGGCGGAATCTTATGGTAAAGAAATGTTTTATCCGGGTCACAATGAACAACTAGTTGGAAAAGCTGTCGAGCCTTTTAGAGAAAAAATTGTTTTAGCCACCAAATTTCACCTTGATGAAAATGAAATCACGGACGAGGTGGATTTATATGCAGCGATTCGCAAACACTTGGAGGCTTCACTACAAAATTTGCGGACCGATTACGGAGACCTTTATTATTTGCATCGTGTAAATGAATTGATTCCGTTGGAAGATATTGCGGAGGTTATGGGGCAGTTGATCAACGAAGGTTTGATTAAAGAATGGGGTTTATCGCAAGTTTCCGTTGAACAACTGGCTAACGCCCACGAAGAAACCCCGGTGGCCGCCGTTCAAAACCTCTACTCCATGGTCGAAAGAGATGCCGAAAAAGACATTTTTCCCTACTGCCTAGCCAACGGTATCACCGTCGTGCCATTTTCCCCGATTGCTAGCGGACTGCTATCCGGCAAAGTCACTACCGAAACCAAATTCGAAGGCGACGATGTCAGAAAATTTGTCCCACAGTTATCTAAGGAAAATCTGACCGCCAATCAACCCATCATTGATTTGATCACGCAATTTGCTTCAGCTAAAGGCGCAACCAACGCCCAAATTTCTTTAGCTTGGATGCTTCATAAATATCCAAACGTCGTCCCCATTCCCGGTTCAAAAAACCAAGAACGTATCATCGAAAATCTGAGTGCATGGAACGTTGAACTGACCGATGAAGAATTCAACGCATTAGAAACCGCATTGGACAAGCTCCCCGTCCACGGCCATCGCGGCCATGTCGAAAGCCAACAAAAATCCTTTGGAAGCCAATGGCGGAAGAAGTAG
- a CDS encoding nuclease-related domain-containing protein, which translates to MQKNNELLSLEFMKNRQITLTYDQRQRFEYLSKGYAGELEFKNWFDKYCRTSWDLIEDYWFKKGFAKQADFVLLSNFHWIVVDVKNYLGLYEYNNGESRLNGKSMDGDNFLSMKTRTNRIQKIANEINNNIQVTSAMIFINEHSKTNINTIFPVEIIHRNELKLYIETLNPVEPMSDGLLSVIHNKFDRYRTEYPFDYDTLLPNAFNQLQHGIYCKKCLNYQLNIHRYHIHCPHCGTTESKQSAIFRHATELKLLFHKHPEMLKTKYLCDLMGNEISSRTIRKHMNTRFTQVNQSKQTYYKIN; encoded by the coding sequence ATGCAAAAGAACAATGAATTACTGTCACTAGAGTTTATGAAAAATCGCCAAATCACACTGACTTATGACCAAAGACAAAGATTCGAATACTTATCCAAAGGATACGCAGGAGAACTCGAATTTAAAAATTGGTTTGACAAATACTGTCGCACAAGCTGGGACCTAATAGAAGACTACTGGTTCAAAAAAGGATTTGCCAAGCAAGCAGACTTTGTCTTACTTTCAAACTTTCACTGGATAGTAGTCGACGTCAAAAACTACCTTGGCCTCTACGAATATAACAACGGTGAAAGTAGACTAAATGGAAAAAGCATGGATGGCGACAATTTCCTTTCCATGAAAACACGCACCAACCGCATCCAGAAAATCGCCAATGAAATTAATAATAACATCCAAGTCACATCGGCAATGATATTTATTAATGAGCATTCAAAAACAAACATCAACACCATTTTTCCGGTTGAAATCATTCATCGGAACGAACTGAAGCTTTATATCGAAACATTGAACCCTGTTGAACCCATGTCCGACGGCCTTCTTAGCGTTATCCACAATAAATTCGATCGCTACCGAACCGAATACCCATTTGACTACGACACGCTACTCCCAAATGCATTCAATCAACTTCAGCACGGCATCTACTGCAAAAAATGTCTGAATTACCAACTGAATATTCACCGCTACCACATCCACTGCCCGCACTGCGGCACCACCGAATCCAAACAAAGCGCTATTTTTCGCCACGCGACCGAACTCAAGCTTCTCTTCCATAAACACCCCGAAATGCTCAAAACTAAATATCTCTGCGACCTGATGGGGAATGAAATCTCATCACGCACCATTCGCAAACATATGAACACTCGCTTCACCCAAGTCAATCAAAGCAAACAAACCTACTACAAAATAAATTAA